CGTTCGCGCATAACAGGCAGGTCCGTCCATTGAGCGACGGATGGTAGCTGCGAACTTTGCTGATGAACAAGGCGGATATCCGCCAATTTGCAGGATGCGATTTGGTCGATCGGCGGAAATCCGCCACCGTGTAAGGGCCGTTACGAGACATGGAAGTTCTTTAACCCTTGATGTCATACGGCTTGCAGGGATTTCAAAGAAGGTGGCACGGGCCTTGCGATAGAACGAGTAGAAGCCTGCCGTCGAGCAGCTCGAAAAAACAAATCCCTCCAGTGCAGGAGGGTTCGCAATTCAGGTGTCGCGGGCAACAGATGGATGTTGTCACCGGGCCCCCTTGAGGAACTTTGCAATGACGACTCGTCAGCCACTGTACAAATCCCTGTATTTCCAGGTGATCGTTGCAATTGTCATCGGTATTTTGCTCGGTCACTTCTACCCACAGCTTGGTGTGGCCGTTAAACCGTTGGGTGACGGGTTCATCAAACTGATCAAAATGATCATTGCCCCCATCATCTTCTGCACCGTCGTCAGCGGTATCGCGGGCATGCAGGACATGAAGTCGGTCGGCAAGACCGGCGGTTACGCGTTGCTGTACTTCGAAATCGTTTCGACCATCGCTTTGCTGGTTGGCCTGGTCGTGGTCAATATCGTCCAGCCAGGCGCCGGCATGCACATCGATGTCAGCACGCTGGATGCTTCCAAAGTCGCTACCTACGTTGCGGCCGGTGCCGATCAAAGCGTCGTTGGCTTCCTCCTCAACGTGATCCCGGCCACCATCGTCGGCGCGTTCGCCACGGGTGACATCCTGCAAGTGCTGATGTTCTCGGTGATCTTCGGTTTCGCCCTGCATCGCCTCGGTGCCTACGGCAAGCCGCTGCTGGACTTCATCGATCGCTTCGCCCACGTGATGTTCAACATCATCAACATGATCATGAAGCTCGCGCCAATCGGTGCCTTCGGCGCCATGGCGTTCACCATCGGTGCCTACGGTGTGGGTTCGCTGGTGCAACTGGGTCAGCTGATGGCCTGCTTCTACATCACTTGCCTGCTGTTCATCCTGATCGTGCTGGGCGGTATCGCCCGCGCTCACGGTTTCAGCGTGCTGAAGATGATTCGCTACATCCGTGAAGAACTGCTGATCGTGCTGGGTACTTCCTCTTCGGAGTCAGTGCTGCCACGCATGCTGATCAAGATGGAGCGTCTGGGTGCACAAAAATCCGTGGTGGGCCTGGTGATTCCGACCGGCTACTCGTTCAACCTCGACGGCACAGCCATTTACCTGACCATGGCGGCCGTGTTCATTGCCCAGGCTACCGACAGCCACATGGACATCACGCACCAGATCACCTTGCTGGTGGTTTTGCTGCTGTCCTCCAAAGGCGCTGCGGGCGTGACCGGTTCGGGCTTCATCGTCCTCGCGGCCACCCTGTCCGCCGTGGGCCACCTGCCGGTTGCCGGCCTGGCGCTGATCTTGGGTATCGACCGTTTCATGTCCGAAGCCCGCGCCCTGACCAACCTGGTCGGTAACGCGGTGGCGACCATTGTCGTGGCCAAGTGGGTCAAGGAACTGGACACCGACGTGCTGCACGCCGAGCTGGCCTCGGGTGGTCGCGGCATTGCCGACGAGCCTAAAGACGATGTTCTGGGCCACGAAGCGGTAACCCCGACTAACGCCAAATAAGCCTTGTTGAAATGAAAAACCCGCTTCGGCGGGTTTTTTCATGCCCGAGGTTTGAGCGTAACGGTCATCGTTCCTGGCGCATAAGGTGATTGCCGGCATGCGCTCGGCTGCCTAGGCTGGGGCATCTGTTTAGGGAGAACACTCATGCTCGGTCCACTGGCATCACTCAAGGTTCTGGATTTCTCGACACTGCTGCCGGGGCCGTTCGCCTCGTTGTTACTGGCGGACATGGGCGCCGAGGTATTACGCATCGAATCGCCGACCCGCCTGGACCTGCTGCGCGTCTTGCCGCCGCACGATCAGGGCGTTTCCGCCAGCCACGCCTACCTCAATCGCAACAAACGCAGCCTGGCGCTGGACCTCAAGCAACCCGAGGCGCTGGAGGTGATCAAGCAGTTGTTGCAGGATTACGACATCGTCCTCGAGCAGTTCCGTCCCGGTGTCATGGAACGCTTGGGCCTGGGCTATGACGCCCTGAAAGAGATCAACCCGAAACTGATTTATGTGTCGATCACCGGATACGGCCAGACCGGCCCCTACAAGGACCGCGCCGGTCACGACATCAATTACCTGGCGCTGGCCGGGCTCTCCAGCTACACCGGCCGCGCCGACAGTGGCCCGCTGCCTTTGGGTGCGCAGGTGGCGGACGTCGCCGGTGGTTCGCTGCATGGGGTAATCGGTCTGCTGGCGGCGGTGATCGCCCGACAGCAAACGGGGCAGGGGCAGCATCTGGATGTGAGCATGACCGATTGCGCGTTCAGCCTGAACGCCATGGCCGGTGCCGGGTATCTGGCCTGCGGCGTCGAGCCGGGCCGGGAAGAGCAGATGCTCAATGGCGGCAGCTTCTACGACTATTACCGCTCGCGGGATGGGCGCTGGTTGTCGGTGGGCAGCCTGGAGCCGGATTTCATGAAGCGGCTGTGTGTGGCGTTGGGGCTGGAAGAGCTGGCGGTTCTCGGTCTGTCTACGCAACCGGCGCAGCAAAGAAAGCTCAAGGACGCGCTGAAAG
The Pseudomonas sp. MYb327 DNA segment above includes these coding regions:
- a CDS encoding CaiB/BaiF CoA-transferase family protein, which encodes MLGPLASLKVLDFSTLLPGPFASLLLADMGAEVLRIESPTRLDLLRVLPPHDQGVSASHAYLNRNKRSLALDLKQPEALEVIKQLLQDYDIVLEQFRPGVMERLGLGYDALKEINPKLIYVSITGYGQTGPYKDRAGHDINYLALAGLSSYTGRADSGPLPLGAQVADVAGGSLHGVIGLLAAVIARQQTGQGQHLDVSMTDCAFSLNAMAGAGYLACGVEPGREEQMLNGGSFYDYYRSRDGRWLSVGSLEPDFMKRLCVALGLEELAVLGLSTQPAQQRKLKDALKVEFEKHDFAQLCAMFAELDACVEPVLSLGEAVQHPQLRARELVTEVPRGDGSSQSQMACPLKFSEGLPEPRHIGAALGQHTDQVLGELGYSAKRIAELRRVKVIL
- a CDS encoding dicarboxylate/amino acid:cation symporter, whose product is MTTRQPLYKSLYFQVIVAIVIGILLGHFYPQLGVAVKPLGDGFIKLIKMIIAPIIFCTVVSGIAGMQDMKSVGKTGGYALLYFEIVSTIALLVGLVVVNIVQPGAGMHIDVSTLDASKVATYVAAGADQSVVGFLLNVIPATIVGAFATGDILQVLMFSVIFGFALHRLGAYGKPLLDFIDRFAHVMFNIINMIMKLAPIGAFGAMAFTIGAYGVGSLVQLGQLMACFYITCLLFILIVLGGIARAHGFSVLKMIRYIREELLIVLGTSSSESVLPRMLIKMERLGAQKSVVGLVIPTGYSFNLDGTAIYLTMAAVFIAQATDSHMDITHQITLLVVLLLSSKGAAGVTGSGFIVLAATLSAVGHLPVAGLALILGIDRFMSEARALTNLVGNAVATIVVAKWVKELDTDVLHAELASGGRGIADEPKDDVLGHEAVTPTNAK